The Deltaproteobacteria bacterium genome contains the following window.
GAGGAGGTACAGGAATCGCTGGATCTATTTGTCGACTTGCTGGCATTTGAGCCGATGGTTCTTGACGTTCTGGAGCGGGATCTACAGGTTTTTGCCGGGCCTGAGCATAAAGGCGGATCCGTCCCCCGGTTTGAGAACCTCCTCCTCTTCGACAGAGAAACCCTCTCCCTCGGTTTAAAGAAGGGTCCTTTTTCGCCGGAGGAGGATGTCGATCTTGCCTGGGTCATCCAATATGCCCGCGGTGAGAAAACCGCAGACCTCAAGGGCATGGATGTTTTCAACTTCCTGGCTGAACTGGCACTCGAAAAGGCCCAAAAGGGAAAAGGGGATACGGAGGGCCAAATGACACACAGCTGATGATCTGAACGTCCGAGGCGTTACAATGCAGCAGCACTGTCAACGTGGGCCCCGAACCTTCTTATGATACGGATGAACATAATGTTCGGGGAGTCCTTTGTGATTTTCTGTCTGCTTCTTGCTAGTCTGGAACACCGGGTTTGAATATGAAACGTGTTCACCTTTAAAAAATCCTCTCCGTTTATTGTCCAATATTCCACCCTTTCAATATTCCATCATTCCATTTTTAGGGCCAACGGTTTTTCGCTCCCTAAAATCCATAATAATCAGTGAATTTCGGATATCTTTGACTGGTTTTACATTTGTTTTACAAGGTAATTCTTTACTTTGAGGTATACTGATTTAATTTATTTAAATTAAAAAAAATATCATTAAGGGAGTTCGTATGAAACTATTACTAAGTTCTGTATTCGGGCCATATGGGGTGGATGATGAATATGGCGAAAAAGAAAACAAGATGGAGCTCTTCCACAATCAGGTGACCCGGGAGCAGGGCATCTTTTCCTACAGATTCAATCATGGTAGCCAGGGGCTCTATTTTTTGGCGGAAAATATTGACATGCCCACAGCGGTGCTGGATTTTCCAAACTTTAAGCGATTCAAAAAAGAATTGAAAAAGGGATATGACTTTATCGGCATCAGCTTCATCATCCCCAATTTCGAGAAGGCAAAGGCGATGGCACGCGCCATTCGTGAATTCTCCCCCGAATCGAAGATCATTCTGGGAGGCCACGGCGTCAATATCCCGGATATCGAATCCATGATCGATCATGATTTCATATGCAAAGGCGAAGGCGTGTATTTTTTGAGAAGGTTGTTCGGGGAGAGGGAAGACAAACCCATCCGGCATCCGCTTCAATACAGCTCTTTTAACAGGCAGGTCATGGGCGCGCCCTGGCCGTCCGACTCCGGCATCCTGATACCGGGCGTTGGATGTGCCAATAAGTGCCGGTTTTGCGCCACCTCCCATTTCTTTGGAAATTACATTCCATATTTGAAAACCGGCCAGGAGATTTTTGATGTGTGCTGCCGGTACGAGGATGAAAAAAATATCACGGAATTCGGCGTATTGGATGAAAACTTCTTAAAGATGAAGGATCGTGCCCTGGAACTGCTGGAGCTGATGGAAAAGAATGACCGTCATTTTAATTTTGCAATATTCAGCTCTGCTGAAACGCTTAAGAGTATCGGGGACCTGGATATCCTCGTGCGCATGGGGGTGACATTCGTGTGGGTCGGCGTTGAATCCAAAAAGGAGATTTATGCAAAAAACAAGGGCACTGATTTTCAGGTTCTTTTCAAGGAATTAAAAAAGAGGGGGATCAGTGTTCTGGCGTCATCGATCCTGTTTCTTGAGGAACACGATCAAGATACGATCTGGGAAGATGTGGATTTCGTCACCTCGCTCAATCCGGACTATGTGCAATTCGCACCGTTGGGACCGATTCCGGGGACCAAATTGTATGCTGATTATAAAACTCAGGGAAAGTTAATTGATTCTATTCCTTATAAATCCCAGCACGGTCAGAAGAAAATCTGGTTTCATCATCCCCATTTTACCAGGGATGAGTCCGAAGGCTTTCTTCGGCGTGCCTTTGAGAAGGATTATGAGAGAAACGGCGCTTCCATGCTGCGTTCCATAAAAACCGTTCTGGGAGGTTATGGTTATTGCATAAACCATCCGGACGAACGCGTTCGAAAACGTTCAATCGAATACAAGAAGAGGCTTAAGATGACGCGATACTTTCTCACCGCGTCAACGCTTTATGTGAAAAACCAGCGGAGTGACGCCTTGCTGAGAGAAATTAAACAGTCATATGGTTCCGTATTCGGCAGGATGAATATCCCATCGCTGTTCGCATCAGGGCTGGTCATAATGTTCAGTGCCAAAGAATATTTGAGATGCCGCTTCCTGGGTGATCTGAGAGTGCCCAAGACATCCTATCTCTCCTTATACAAGGGTCACAAACCTGCAGCTCAATGGGCCGGGTTTTCACCTGCCCGTGGGAAGGGGCCGAAGAACCCCTATCCCTGGATAGGACACCCTGAGCCTCAGCCCGTGTTGAGCGTGGAGCACCATGCCGGGCACCGCCGTATATCTTAATATCTTGAAATTTAAGGGTTGAGGTTCAACCCCTTGTGGGGATAGAATCATGGATGAAAGGGCCGGCCTATATCCTTTGACAATACAGGTTCGACCGCCATACAGGTTCATACCGGGGTCGTGGGAAATGCGTCAAACCAAATGGTTTTTTCATCCGATTCTTATTTTCATCGCCTCTGTTGCGGCCGTGGCCCTGTCCCTTTTCCTTTATATCTACTGGTATGTGGAAGTCAGCACAGGCCTGAAAAGGGTATTGGAGAAGGCCAGCCTCGATCGCGATCAGGTCCTGGCTTCTCAAACCTGGGTGGTGATTCTGGTGCTTTCCATCCTTGTGGGAATCATTCTGTTGGGCATATTCATTATCTTTGTCTATAATCAAAAAACATTTCAGCTTTACCGTCTCCAGCGCAATTTTATCAACAATTTCACCCATGAGCTCAAGACCCCGGTCACCTCGCTGAAATTATATCTGGAGACGTTTCGAAAATACGAGCTTCCCCGGAAAGATCAGCTCAAGTATATCGGCTACATGGTTCAGGATGCGGACCGGCTGACCTATAATATCAACCGCATCCTGGACCTTGCGAGGATCGAGAGCAAGACTTATGAAGAAAAACTCGTAAAGGAGGATCTGGTTCAGGCGGTTGAGCAGTTTGTTGAAAAAAATCGTCATCTCTTCCATGGCTGCGACATCCGGATTCACAATCCCACAGGGAGAGCCTTTGTATACCCCATCCGTCCCGCCTTGTTTGAAATACTTCTGATGAATCTGTTCACCAATGCGGTCAAGTACAATGCGTCCGAAGCCCCCCGACTGGATATCACCTTCGAACCCAAGGGAAGGGGCCTGCACATCTGTTTCGCGGACAACGGCATCGGGCTTCCAAAGTCGGAATTAAGGAAAGTATTCAAAAAATTTTACCAGATCGGACGCTCGGACAACATGTCGGCCAAGGGGACAGGCATCGGCCTCTATCTGGTGGAGAGCATCGCCCGGTTTCACAAGGGGAGGATGACGGCCGAATCGAAAGGGAGTGGGGAGGGCTCTGTTTTCTGCCTGATTCTGCCCCTGAACACCGGCCGATCCTGAGGGAAATGAGGGATATCATGGATGACGCCGCTAAAACCCGCATTCTGGTGGTAGAAGATGAGACGCACCTGGCCGAAGGGCTGAAGCTGAACCTGTCCCTGAAGGGATATGAGGTGATGATCGCCCCGGATGGGATCTCGGCCCTGCAAGGGTGGAAGGAATGGCAGCCGGACCTGATCGTATTGGACATCATGCTCCCGGGAATTGACGGGATCTCGGTGCTTCGAAATATCCGTCTTGAGGACGAACGGGTCCCGATCCTGATCCTGTCGGCCAGGGGGGACCCTGATGACAGGGTAAAAGGGTTTTCGTACGGGGTGGACGATTATCTTGTCAAGCCCTTTAACCTGGATGAGTTTCTGCTCCGCGTGGACCGGCTTCTAACCAGGGGGGCCTGGTCCCGGGAGGGGCCCGGTTCAGGCGAAAACATCGCATCGTCACTCCCCAGAATTTACACTTTCGGGGATAACCGGATCGATTTTGAGACCTTGAAGGCCGATGGCCCGTCCGGTCGTATCAGTCTGACCGAACAGGAAATCCGGCTTCTGAGACTGTTTATCGCCAACCGCGGCAGACCCCTTTCGAGAAGAAAGCTCCTGGAAATCGGCTGGGGGTATACCGGAGGAACCACCACCCGGACCGTGGATAATTTTATGGTGAGATTACGAAAATATTTTGAACCCGATCCCAAAAACCCAGTCTACTTCAAAAGCCTTCGCTCGGTGGGATATGTCTTTGATCACGACCCGGAATAATACGGCGGATCCGCGGGTCCTGGGAATCGATATCGGATCCGTTGCCATATCTCTGGCTGAAATCACTCCTGAAAAAGAAATCTGCAGAACCGCCTATCAATTTCATCACGGCAATATCGCAGAAACCTTCACCCAAATGATGAATGATTTCGATTTGGAGCGGATTTGCGGCATTGCCGTCACATCTTCAACCCCTTCGATCCTTCGGGCCGGCCGGCAGTATGACAACCGGGTTGCCGTAATCGAGGCGGCCCGTCATTTTCACAAGAAGATCGGCGCCATTCTGATTGTCGGCGGTGAGGCCTTCGGACTGATCGGTTTTGACGAGGACGGCCATTACCGCAGTTTCAGGACCAACACCTCATGTGCGGCCGGGACAGGGAGTTTTCTGGATCAGCAGGCACGACGGCTGAATCTGGAAAATGCCGGGGCATTGGGTGAAAAGGCCTTCAGTAACAGAGGAAGTATACCGAAAATCGCCTCGAGGTGTGCTGTTTTTGCAAAGACCGATCTGGTTCACGCCCAGCAGGAAGGCTATACCCTTGAGCAGATCTGTGACGGCCTTTGTTATGGCCTGGCCAAGAACATCGTGGATACGCTTTCTCTGGACAGGGACGGGTTTACCCCGGTCATTTT
Protein-coding sequences here:
- a CDS encoding radical SAM protein, which codes for MKLLLSSVFGPYGVDDEYGEKENKMELFHNQVTREQGIFSYRFNHGSQGLYFLAENIDMPTAVLDFPNFKRFKKELKKGYDFIGISFIIPNFEKAKAMARAIREFSPESKIILGGHGVNIPDIESMIDHDFICKGEGVYFLRRLFGEREDKPIRHPLQYSSFNRQVMGAPWPSDSGILIPGVGCANKCRFCATSHFFGNYIPYLKTGQEIFDVCCRYEDEKNITEFGVLDENFLKMKDRALELLELMEKNDRHFNFAIFSSAETLKSIGDLDILVRMGVTFVWVGVESKKEIYAKNKGTDFQVLFKELKKRGISVLASSILFLEEHDQDTIWEDVDFVTSLNPDYVQFAPLGPIPGTKLYADYKTQGKLIDSIPYKSQHGQKKIWFHHPHFTRDESEGFLRRAFEKDYERNGASMLRSIKTVLGGYGYCINHPDERVRKRSIEYKKRLKMTRYFLTASTLYVKNQRSDALLREIKQSYGSVFGRMNIPSLFASGLVIMFSAKEYLRCRFLGDLRVPKTSYLSLYKGHKPAAQWAGFSPARGKGPKNPYPWIGHPEPQPVLSVEHHAGHRRIS
- a CDS encoding HAMP domain-containing histidine kinase, with protein sequence MRQTKWFFHPILIFIASVAAVALSLFLYIYWYVEVSTGLKRVLEKASLDRDQVLASQTWVVILVLSILVGIILLGIFIIFVYNQKTFQLYRLQRNFINNFTHELKTPVTSLKLYLETFRKYELPRKDQLKYIGYMVQDADRLTYNINRILDLARIESKTYEEKLVKEDLVQAVEQFVEKNRHLFHGCDIRIHNPTGRAFVYPIRPALFEILLMNLFTNAVKYNASEAPRLDITFEPKGRGLHICFADNGIGLPKSELRKVFKKFYQIGRSDNMSAKGTGIGLYLVESIARFHKGRMTAESKGSGEGSVFCLILPLNTGRS
- a CDS encoding response regulator transcription factor, producing MDDAAKTRILVVEDETHLAEGLKLNLSLKGYEVMIAPDGISALQGWKEWQPDLIVLDIMLPGIDGISVLRNIRLEDERVPILILSARGDPDDRVKGFSYGVDDYLVKPFNLDEFLLRVDRLLTRGAWSREGPGSGENIASSLPRIYTFGDNRIDFETLKADGPSGRISLTEQEIRLLRLFIANRGRPLSRRKLLEIGWGYTGGTTTRTVDNFMVRLRKYFEPDPKNPVYFKSLRSVGYVFDHDPE